Proteins from one Deltaproteobacteria bacterium genomic window:
- a CDS encoding YggS family pyridoxal phosphate-dependent enzyme, whose protein sequence is MTMDALPDSIEQVRNRIESACLRSKRRKEDILLIAVTKTILVERIQQALSEGLTHFGENYIQEAQQKIDSIQQGTWHFIGHLQKNKAKYAVKLFSMIETVDHAALAQELNRQALQAGKTLEILIQVNEAGESTKSGLPPEQVPSLLQESPAWPALRIRGFMTMPPYDPDPEKSRPWFRSLYHWQAKWRQEFPEMDLTHLSMGMSHDFECAIEEGATIIRVGTALFGSRA, encoded by the coding sequence ATGACCATGGATGCCTTGCCCGACAGCATCGAACAGGTACGCAACAGAATCGAATCGGCCTGCCTGCGATCAAAAAGAAGGAAGGAAGATATCCTTCTGATCGCCGTAACCAAAACCATTCTGGTCGAACGTATCCAACAGGCCCTGTCGGAAGGATTGACCCATTTTGGAGAGAACTATATCCAAGAAGCCCAGCAAAAGATCGACTCCATCCAGCAGGGGACCTGGCATTTTATCGGCCATCTGCAAAAGAATAAGGCCAAATATGCGGTCAAACTCTTTTCCATGATCGAAACGGTCGATCATGCCGCCCTGGCTCAGGAATTAAATCGTCAGGCCTTGCAGGCCGGGAAAACCCTGGAGATTCTCATCCAGGTCAATGAGGCCGGGGAATCCACCAAATCCGGATTACCCCCCGAACAGGTTCCCTCCCTATTACAAGAAAGCCCGGCCTGGCCGGCCTTACGCATCCGGGGGTTCATGACCATGCCGCCCTATGATCCCGACCCGGAAAAATCCCGGCCCTGGTTTCGCTCGCTTTATCATTGGCAGGCAAAATGGCGGCAAGAATTCCCCGAAATGGACCTGACCCATCTTTCCATGGGCATGTCTCATGATTTCGAATGCGCCATCGAAGAAGGGGCAACCATCATCCGGGTGGGTACGGCCCTCTTTGGGTCCAGGGCGTGA
- a CDS encoding ABC transporter ATP-binding protein has translation MNALLTITDLKVRYGGAEVLKGVSLTVGEGEIVMLIGSNGAGKTTTLRTISGLKRACSGEVLFEDRRIDFLSPQDTVKAGIGHVPQGRALFPYLPVKENLLLGAYLRQNRGAITRDMERVFEHFPVLGDRKRQLAGTLSGGEQQMLAIARALMGRPKLLMLDEPSLALSPILIREIGRVVVEINRAGTSILLVEQNAHLAFSLAQRGYVLETGQIVESGSTAELMSDNRVKRAYLGR, from the coding sequence ATGAACGCACTGCTTACGATCACCGATCTTAAGGTCCGGTATGGAGGAGCCGAGGTACTCAAGGGCGTCTCCCTTACAGTGGGAGAAGGCGAAATCGTGATGTTGATCGGCTCCAACGGTGCCGGGAAGACGACCACGCTGAGGACCATTTCCGGCCTGAAGCGGGCCTGCTCCGGAGAGGTACTCTTCGAAGACCGACGGATCGATTTCCTGAGCCCTCAAGATACGGTCAAGGCCGGCATCGGCCATGTGCCTCAAGGTCGGGCCCTTTTCCCCTACTTACCGGTGAAGGAAAACCTTCTGCTCGGAGCCTATCTGAGACAAAACCGGGGGGCCATCACTCGGGACATGGAAAGGGTCTTCGAACATTTTCCCGTTCTGGGGGACCGCAAGCGTCAATTGGCTGGCACCCTCTCCGGGGGCGAACAGCAAATGTTGGCCATCGCTCGGGCGTTAATGGGCCGGCCCAAATTACTAATGCTTGACGAACCGTCCCTGGCTTTATCGCCGATTTTGATCCGGGAGATCGGCCGGGTAGTCGTCGAAATCAACCGGGCAGGGACCAGTATCTTATTGGTCGAACAAAATGCCCACCTGGCCTTCAGCCTGGCTCAACGGGGCTATGTATTGGAGACCGGGCAAATCGTCGAATCCGGGTCAACGGCCGAACTAATGAGTGATAACCGGGTTAAACGGGCCTACCTTGGCAGGTAA
- a CDS encoding Glu/Leu/Phe/Val dehydrogenase, with protein sequence MPSLNSFEIAQQQVDIASPFLKVDDGILDMLKQTKRELVVHFPVKMDDGKTQIFTGYRILHNPALGPGKGGIRYHPDVNLDEVRALSMWMTWKAAAVNIPFGGAKGGVRCNPKEMSLSEIERLTRRFTWEIASFIGPDSDIPAPDVNTNPQTMAWIMDTYSILKGYSVPGMVTGKPLELGGSVGRLEATGRGVFISALEAARHLGLKIEGSRVAIQGAGNVGGIAAQYFHSAGAKVIAISDSKGGLYNPDGLDLVETLSCKRNYQCFLTDVVKADSITNHELLEIDCDILIPAALENQITGENAPRLRCRLVAEGANGPTTPEADAILFDRGIFLIPDILANAGGVTVSYFEWVQNLQELLWSEEEVSNRLQRIMSKAFKEILEISLKEKVHMRTAAYILAIGRVAKAISLRGLFP encoded by the coding sequence ATGCCGTCTTTGAACTCTTTTGAAATTGCCCAGCAACAGGTGGACATTGCCAGTCCCTTTTTAAAGGTGGACGATGGAATCCTGGACATGCTCAAACAAACCAAACGGGAACTGGTGGTCCATTTTCCTGTAAAAATGGACGATGGAAAGACCCAGATCTTTACAGGATATCGGATCCTCCACAATCCGGCCTTAGGACCGGGAAAAGGAGGTATCCGCTACCATCCTGATGTAAATTTGGACGAAGTCCGTGCCCTGTCCATGTGGATGACCTGGAAGGCCGCCGCGGTTAACATTCCCTTTGGCGGGGCCAAAGGAGGGGTCCGGTGCAATCCTAAAGAGATGTCCCTCTCCGAGATAGAAAGATTGACCCGCCGGTTTACCTGGGAAATCGCCAGTTTTATAGGGCCGGATAGCGACATCCCGGCTCCGGATGTTAATACCAACCCCCAGACCATGGCCTGGATCATGGACACCTATAGTATCCTCAAAGGCTATTCCGTACCAGGGATGGTTACCGGCAAGCCCCTTGAGTTGGGCGGTTCGGTGGGCCGCTTAGAGGCCACGGGGAGAGGGGTTTTTATTTCCGCTCTTGAAGCGGCCCGTCATCTGGGCTTGAAGATCGAAGGGTCCCGGGTAGCCATCCAGGGTGCCGGAAATGTCGGGGGCATAGCCGCCCAATATTTTCATTCGGCCGGGGCCAAGGTTATCGCCATCAGCGATTCCAAGGGGGGCCTTTATAATCCCGATGGACTGGATCTCGTTGAGACCTTATCCTGCAAACGCAACTATCAGTGTTTTTTGACCGATGTCGTCAAAGCTGATTCGATCACCAACCATGAGCTGTTGGAGATCGATTGCGATATTTTAATTCCCGCCGCCTTAGAGAACCAGATTACCGGAGAGAACGCCCCCAGGCTTCGGTGTCGATTAGTAGCCGAAGGAGCCAACGGGCCGACTACACCCGAAGCCGATGCCATCCTTTTTGATCGAGGCATTTTTTTGATTCCCGATATCCTGGCCAATGCCGGCGGGGTTACGGTTTCTTATTTCGAATGGGTCCAGAATCTCCAGGAACTCCTCTGGAGTGAAGAGGAGGTATCAAATCGTCTTCAAAGGATCATGTCCAAAGCCTTTAAGGAAATCCTGGAGATTTCCCTGAAGGAAAAGGTCCACATGCGCACAGCGGCCTATATCCTGGCCATAGGTCGCGTTGCCAAGGCCATATCCTTGAGAGGGCTTTTCCCCTGA
- a CDS encoding APC family permease — MEELRKGVLGFPSLLSVAVGLVVASTTLVSLCQGMGLGGYGFILAMLIAWVLMIFQAFTFSELAIAMPRAGSISSYTEVALGHFPAIIATIAGYIIVQLLAGPAEIAVASIVMKNVFFPGLSPTLIGILMLLLFMLLNLLGVDVFAKAEIIFTIIKIITVAVIGIVGIVALGNPQIKYVAPSLGITDVFGFVALGVWLLIGTEFICPLVEEAKNPRRDLPLAMIVGLVIILLLNLVFGIAAVRFVPMNILSTSPTPHVDVASAILGKAGLYWAGIASFFATAGVINTLLASVPRMLYGMAHAGQVPSIFKWLHPRFRTPWVGIIILGFGMFIQILIGISTVETIVVFIVASAFSWLLAYIIAHVDALILRARYPNLERPFKTPFFPVPQILGILGIILVMIFIFPDPKMKMEIYQYALYFLGGGGIYAFLWCTLKMKKGLFRPVKYEEALKE; from the coding sequence ATGGAAGAACTTAGAAAGGGAGTACTCGGTTTTCCATCTCTGCTTTCAGTAGCCGTGGGGCTGGTGGTGGCTTCCACCACCCTGGTTTCTCTTTGCCAGGGAATGGGACTGGGAGGTTATGGCTTTATCCTGGCCATGCTTATTGCCTGGGTCCTTATGATCTTTCAAGCCTTCACCTTTAGTGAACTGGCTATCGCTATGCCCCGGGCCGGAAGTATCAGCTCCTATACTGAAGTCGCCCTCGGACATTTTCCCGCCATTATTGCCACCATCGCCGGATATATCATCGTTCAGCTCCTGGCCGGACCGGCGGAGATCGCCGTGGCCAGCATCGTCATGAAAAATGTTTTTTTCCCCGGGCTCTCCCCTACCTTGATCGGCATTCTCATGTTACTGCTTTTTATGCTACTAAACCTGCTGGGTGTTGATGTCTTTGCCAAGGCTGAAATTATTTTTACCATCATCAAGATTATTACCGTGGCCGTGATCGGAATCGTTGGGATCGTTGCCCTTGGAAATCCTCAGATAAAATATGTCGCCCCTTCGTTGGGAATAACGGACGTATTCGGTTTTGTCGCTCTCGGGGTCTGGTTACTCATCGGCACCGAATTTATCTGTCCCTTAGTGGAAGAGGCCAAAAACCCCAGAAGGGATTTGCCCCTGGCCATGATTGTCGGACTGGTTATCATCTTGTTGTTAAATCTTGTTTTTGGCATTGCTGCGGTCCGCTTTGTTCCCATGAATATTCTATCGACCTCGCCCACTCCCCATGTGGATGTCGCCTCGGCTATCCTGGGGAAGGCCGGTTTATACTGGGCCGGAATTGCCTCCTTTTTTGCCACGGCCGGCGTGATCAATACCCTTTTGGCTTCCGTCCCGAGGATGCTTTATGGCATGGCCCATGCCGGCCAGGTCCCCTCTATCTTCAAATGGCTCCACCCGCGATTCCGTACTCCCTGGGTAGGTATTATTATTCTGGGGTTTGGCATGTTTATTCAGATCTTAATCGGCATATCGACCGTGGAGACCATTGTCGTATTTATTGTTGCCTCTGCTTTTTCCTGGCTCCTGGCCTACATCATCGCCCATGTCGACGCCCTTATCTTGAGAGCCCGATATCCTAATCTGGAGCGTCCCTTTAAAACGCCCTTTTTCCCTGTACCTCAAATCCTGGGTATTTTGGGAATCATCTTGGTGATGATCTTTATTTTTCCGGATCCGAAGATGAAAATGGAAATTTATCAGTATGCCCTTTATTTTCTGGGGGGTGGCGGTATCTACGCCTTCCTCTGGTGCACCTTAAAAATGAAAAAAGGCCTGTTCAGGCCCGTAAAATATGAAGAAGCGCTGAAAGAATAA
- a CDS encoding DUF3156 family protein — protein sequence MNLDKNLIPFLRTDSEYFIQNLGEPQENGEGFSFPVQNLPFSSFKIHYGLEKKFLGKIYVMVLEGQFPGKRPFSAPEDLELRYSGFIKKGRPFFSPPGSKEMGNNRDGVDQLLNQDQGLLEECWKLEIEFLKIRFDPQNQIWKIQVRPYGGSFLKILLPPLKYHVILIKDQAVLIFSVMKKIAHLLTNRFHRDSGNSGAR from the coding sequence ATGAACCTTGATAAGAATCTAATCCCATTTCTGCGGACCGATTCGGAATATTTCATTCAAAATTTGGGAGAACCCCAGGAAAACGGGGAGGGGTTCTCCTTTCCGGTTCAAAACCTTCCTTTCTCCAGTTTTAAAATCCATTATGGCCTGGAGAAAAAATTTCTCGGAAAGATTTACGTCATGGTCCTGGAAGGACAATTTCCGGGAAAGCGGCCTTTCTCCGCTCCAGAAGACCTTGAACTTCGTTATTCCGGTTTCATAAAAAAAGGAAGGCCTTTTTTTTCCCCGCCGGGTTCCAAAGAAATGGGAAACAATCGAGATGGAGTGGACCAACTCCTGAATCAAGATCAAGGCCTTCTTGAGGAATGTTGGAAATTGGAGATCGAATTTCTAAAAATACGATTTGATCCCCAGAACCAGATTTGGAAAATTCAGGTCAGACCTTATGGCGGCTCCTTTCTTAAAATTTTACTACCTCCCCTGAAATATCATGTCATTCTGATCAAGGACCAAGCGGTGCTCATCTTTTCCGTGATGAAGAAGATAGCCCACTTATTAACTAATCGTTTCCACCGAGATTCCGGAAATTCCGGAGCCCGATGA
- a CDS encoding ABC transporter ATP-binding protein, whose amino-acid sequence MALLLVEGLTKLFGGLAAVVDLDLRLDPGQIIGLIGPNGAGKSTVLNMIGGTYLPNKGRITFNGLEISRRPAHYRARLGIARVFQENILFKELTVQENVMVGFHLQHRMSLSEFFRFSPSRTGYGEKFLAQGRALLEQVGLTGDLETTAGNLPHGRQRILSLAIGRATGARLLLLDEPLTGLNAEEISTMSDLIRTMKRDHGLTCLVVEHNVKAIMGLCDRIYVLDFGCRIAEGTPDEIARHPQVIKAYLGAEEDSDWAGRLTA is encoded by the coding sequence ATGGCGCTGCTTTTAGTTGAAGGTTTAACCAAGCTGTTCGGCGGTCTGGCGGCAGTCGTCGATCTGGACTTGAGACTTGACCCGGGTCAGATCATCGGCTTGATCGGTCCCAACGGGGCGGGCAAGTCGACCGTTTTAAACATGATTGGTGGAACGTATTTGCCGAACAAGGGCCGAATCACTTTTAACGGCCTGGAGATTTCTCGCCGACCGGCCCACTATCGGGCCCGGTTGGGGATCGCTCGAGTCTTTCAAGAGAATATCCTCTTCAAAGAGTTGACTGTCCAGGAAAACGTCATGGTCGGCTTCCATCTTCAACACCGGATGAGTCTTTCTGAATTTTTTCGCTTCTCTCCCAGCCGGACCGGTTATGGGGAAAAGTTCCTGGCCCAAGGCCGGGCACTGCTGGAGCAGGTCGGACTGACCGGCGACCTGGAAACTACCGCCGGCAACCTGCCCCACGGGAGGCAGCGTATCCTGAGCCTGGCCATCGGCCGGGCGACCGGGGCCCGACTGCTGCTGCTGGATGAGCCGTTGACCGGTCTGAATGCCGAGGAAATTTCCACCATGTCCGACCTCATCCGGACGATGAAGAGGGATCACGGTCTTACCTGTTTAGTGGTGGAGCATAATGTCAAGGCAATCATGGGGCTGTGCGACCGCATTTACGTGTTGGACTTCGGCTGTCGGATCGCCGAGGGGACTCCAGATGAGATCGCCCGGCACCCTCAGGTCATCAAGGCTTACTTAGGGGCTGAAGAGGATTCGGACTGGGCCGGGCGGCTGACCGCCTGA
- a CDS encoding Glu/Leu/Phe/Val dehydrogenase encodes METLNSFQIAQEQVEIASRYLQVDEGVIEMLKQTKREVIVHFPVKMDDGKMRIFTGYRVVHSPARGPAKGGIRYHPDVDLDEVRALAMWMTWKTAVVNIPFGGAKGGVQCDVKEMSLKEVENMTRRFTWEIAPFIGPESDIPAPDVYTNPQVMAWIMDTYSILKGYSVPGVVTGKPIDLGGSLGRLEATGKGVFITASEAARLLGLSIEGARVAIQGAGNVGGIAAQFFQAAGAKVVAISDSKGGLYNPKGLDIHQALSCKKQYQCFLTDKVHSDAISNQELLELDCDILVPSALENQITTGNAAKLQCRMIVEGANGPTTPEADAILFGRGIFVVPDILANAGGVTVSYFEWVQNLQELLWSEDEVSDRLQKILCRAFRETLEISEKEKVNMRTAAYILGVGRVAKAVQLRGIYP; translated from the coding sequence ATGGAAACGCTGAATTCGTTCCAGATCGCTCAGGAGCAGGTCGAAATTGCCAGTCGCTATCTCCAGGTGGATGAAGGCGTCATAGAGATGCTTAAACAGACCAAACGTGAGGTGATCGTTCATTTTCCGGTAAAAATGGATGATGGCAAGATGCGGATCTTTACCGGTTACCGGGTGGTCCATTCTCCGGCCCGGGGCCCGGCCAAAGGCGGGATCCGCTATCATCCGGATGTGGATCTGGATGAAGTCCGCGCCCTGGCCATGTGGATGACCTGGAAGACGGCCGTAGTGAATATCCCTTTTGGAGGGGCCAAAGGCGGGGTCCAATGCGATGTCAAGGAAATGTCCTTAAAAGAAGTGGAAAATATGACCCGGCGCTTCACCTGGGAAATTGCCCCTTTTATCGGGCCGGAGAGTGATATCCCGGCCCCTGATGTCTATACCAATCCCCAGGTCATGGCCTGGATCATGGATACCTACAGCATTCTCAAGGGATACTCCGTCCCCGGGGTGGTTACCGGCAAACCGATCGATTTAGGGGGCTCATTAGGCCGGTTGGAGGCCACCGGGAAAGGGGTTTTCATTACGGCCTCCGAAGCGGCCCGTCTTCTCGGATTATCCATAGAAGGGGCCAGGGTAGCCATCCAGGGGGCCGGCAATGTCGGGGGCATAGCGGCCCAATTTTTTCAGGCCGCCGGAGCCAAGGTCGTGGCCATCAGTGATTCCAAGGGGGGCCTTTATAATCCCAAAGGTCTCGATATCCATCAGGCCTTATCCTGCAAAAAACAATACCAGTGTTTCCTGACCGACAAAGTCCATTCCGATGCGATCAGCAACCAGGAACTCTTGGAGCTGGATTGCGATATTTTGGTTCCCTCCGCTTTAGAGAATCAAATCACCACCGGGAATGCCGCAAAGCTCCAGTGCCGCATGATTGTGGAAGGGGCCAACGGACCGACCACCCCCGAGGCCGATGCCATCCTCTTTGGTCGGGGAATTTTTGTGGTCCCGGATATCCTGGCCAACGCCGGAGGGGTTACCGTTTCTTATTTTGAATGGGTCCAGAATCTCCAGGAGCTTCTCTGGAGTGAAGACGAGGTATCGGACCGCCTCCAGAAAATCCTGTGCCGGGCCTTCCGGGAAACCCTGGAGATTTCTGAGAAGGAAAAGGTCAACATGCGGACGGCCGCCTACATTTTGGGGGTGGGGCGGGTGGCCAAGGCGGTGCAGCTTCGGGGAATCTACCCATGA